A genomic region of Pyrus communis chromosome 14, drPyrComm1.1, whole genome shotgun sequence contains the following coding sequences:
- the LOC137715258 gene encoding probable serine/threonine-protein kinase At1g54610, with product MGCIFCKPSAIEDSKESPRERLSNMGASDSRTTWVASSRREESYRAKDRYDGNDGRAMLIDKQVNGPVRLNGENFERKREKMEYVVAQHPGIGIIPKAAEGEQVAAGWPSWLAAVAGEAIKGWVPRRADSFEKLDKIGQGTYSNVYRARDLDQKKIVALKKVRFDNLEPESVRFMAREIHILRRLDHPNVIKLEGLVTSRMSCSLYLVFEYMEHDLAGLASHPGLKFTEAQVKCYMQQLLCGLDHCHSRGVLHRDIKGSNLLIDNNGMLKIADFGLASSFDPCQNQPLTSRVVTLWYRPPELLLGATYYGTAVDLWSTGCIVAELYSGKPIMPGRTEVEQLHKIFKLCGSPSEEYWRKSKLPHATIFKPQQPYRRCVAETFKDFPAPALALMETLLSIDPADRGSAASALKSEFFTTKPLPCDPSSLPKYPPSKEFDAKVRDEEARRQGAAGKGQRLDHERRGTRESRAVPAPDANAELVMSMKKRQDSSKSRSEKFNPHPEEVASGFPIDPPRPSQAVDASVAHHGHNHNRASHSGPLAHRAAWAKSTKNPDDAPKVSTGVDLSAMSGLVAARRSMLSEERRKRSSSSQMEVPKAIGRFPGSFKEASDPSQHDQKQANAGSCQKEDIRSNKDPIIVGYGSKGRKMHYSGPLLVPSGNTDQMLKDHDLQVQEAVRRARLDKAKVRKFHAEANQISTNSLFVSGR from the exons ATGGGTTGCATTTTCTGTAAGCCTTCTGCAATTGAGGATAGCAAGGAGAGCCCCAGAGAGAGATTGTCAAACATGGGGGCATCAGACTCGCGGACGACATGGGTTGCTTCATCCAGGAGGGAGGAATCTTATCGAGCGAAAGATCGATATGATGGCAATGATGGGAGAGCAATGTTGATTGATAAGCAAGTGAATGGGCCTGTTCGATTGAACGGGGAGAATTTTGAAAGGAAGAGGGAAAAGATGGAATATGTTGTTGCTCAACATCCTGGGATTGGTATCATTCCGAAAGCTGCAGAAGGGGAACAGGTTGCAGCAGGGTGGCCCTCCTGGCTAGCTGCAGTGGCTGGAGAGGCCATCAAAGGATGGGTGCCGCGACGTGCAGATTCATTTGAGAAGCTAGATAAA ATTGGTCAGGGTACTTACAGTAATGTTTATAGGGCCCGTGATCTTgatcaaaagaaaattgttgCTTTGAAGAAAGTGAGGTTTGATAACCTAGAGCCTGAGAGTGTTCGCTTTATGGCAAGGGAAATTCACATTTTACGAAGGCTTGATCATCCAAATGTGATAAAACTAGAAGGTCTAGTTACTTCAAGGATGTCTTGCAGCTTGTACCTTGTTTTTGAGTACATGGAGCATGATTTGGCAGGGCTTGCTTCACACCCTGGTCTGAAGTTTACAGAAGCACAG GTTAAATGTTACATGCAGCAACTGTTATGTGGACTTGATCATTGTCATAGTCGTGGTGTTCTGCATCGTGACATTAAAGGTTCCAACCTTTTAATTGACAACAATGGCATGCTGAAAATCGCTGACTTTGGTCTGGCAAGTTCTTTTGATCCTTGTCAAAATCAGCCTCTGACAAGTCGTGTTGTAACTCTATGGTATCGTCCACCTGAGCTTTTGCTTGGTGCTACTTACTATGGGACGGCTGTGGATTTGTGGAGTACAGGTTGCATAGTTGCTGAACTGTATTCTGGAAAGCCTATTATGCCTGGAAGAACCGAG GTGGAACAGTTGCATAAGATTTTCAAGCTTTGTGGCTCACCTTCTGAAGAGTATTGGAGAAAATCAAAGTTGCCTCATGCAACCATATTCAAGCCTCAACAGCCTTATAGACGCTGTGTTGCAGAAACTTTTAAGGACTTCCCTGCACCAGCTTTAGCACTTATGGAGACCCTTCTTTCTATAGACCCTGCAGATCGTGGATCTGCAGCTTCTGCTCTCAAGAGCGAG TTCTTTACAACTAAACCTCTTCCTTGTGATCCGTCAAGTTTGCCAAAGTATCCTCCAAGCAAAGAGTTTGATGCTAAAGTGCGTGATGAGGAAGCTAGAAG ACAAGGAGCAGCAGGGAAGGGCCAAAGGCTTGACCACGAAAGGAGAGGAACAAGAGAGTCTCGAGCCGTACCAGCACCTGATGCCAATGCCGAATTAGTCATGTCAATGAAG AAAAGACAAGACAGTTCCAAGAGCCGGAGTGAGAAGTTTAACCCTCATCCAGAAGAAGTTGCTTCTGGCTTTCCAATTGATCCACCTAGGCCATCACAAGCCGTAGATGCAAGTGTAGCACATCATGGACATAATCATAATCGAGCTTCTCATTCAGGGCCATTGGCTCACCGGGCTGCATGGGCCAAGTCTACTAAGAACCCAGATGATGCTCCAAAGGTTTCAACTGGGGTTGACTTGTCAGCAATGTCAGGTTTAGTGGCAGCAAGGAGGAGTATGTTATCTGAGGAACGCAGAAAAAGGTCTAGTTCTTCGCAAATGGAAGTTCCAAAAGCAATAGGCAGGTTTCCAGGCTCCTTCAAGGAGGCATCAGATCCCTCACAACACGATCAAAAGCAGGCCAATGCAGGTTCTTGTCAAAAAGAAGATATTAGAAGCAACAAAGATCCAATTATT GTTGGTTACGGATCTAAGGGTCGCAAAATGCACTACTCAGGTCCGTTGCTAGTACCCTCTGGCAACACGGATCAGATGCTGAAGGACCACGATCTCCAGGTCCAAGAAGCTGTTAGACGAGCACGCCTAGACAAGGCAAAGGTCAGAAAATTCCACGCTGAGGCGAACCAAATATCCACCAATTCATTATTTGTTTCTGGTCGTTGA
- the LOC137716352 gene encoding uncharacterized protein has translation MGLSGFFLICMLHSVVALICGALMMFYSYEFSVFIHGHDTARKLQGSTPHDRLLIRTADSFSGLLLFAVGFLLFMVAFVKDKKFQSFFAKGCVLLHISMAIWRVYFEKDLQDLAGDWPKQVAGDITLALSWALLLVYSWREKYD, from the coding sequence ATGGGGTTATCTGGGTTTTTCCTAATATGTATGCTCCACTCTGTTGTTGCTTTGATTTGTGGAGCTTTGATGATGTTTTACTCTTATGAATTCTCTGTGTTCATCCATGGCCATGATacagcaaggaagctccaaggATCAACGCCTCACGACCGGCTTTTGATACGAACCGCGGATTCCTTCTCCGGTCTGCTTCTATTTGCTGTTGGATTCCTTCTTTTCATGGTTGCCTTTGTCAAGGACAAGAAGTTCCAGAGCTTCTTTGCCAAGGGTTGTGTGTTGCTTCACATTTCTATGGCCATTTGGAGAGTTTACTTTGAAAAGGACCTGCAAGACCTAGCCGGAGACTGGCCAAAACAGGTCGCCGGCGACATCACATTGGCGCTTTCGTGGGCGTTACTTCTTGTGTACTCGTGGAGGGAGAAGTATGATTAG
- the LOC137715851 gene encoding probable hexosyltransferase MUCI70: MTGGSFGLRTGSYGSLLQQQPIQNGLSHNQPTPILTRKSSKLLLSGSREKERVLLFVCRFLGRKRVTMLLLVVLALLVFVFNSFTVNRESTNVIMTQHSENVIPYREEMSSSSVTFEDMEDRHDIKLPSPHSLAQPFAVVRGNAPLLPHHCENFAFPPPPPPTDRKRYGPRPCPVCYLPVEQAIASMPSYPSESPVLHNLTYVYDENPTRVEPHRGSEFGGFPTLKQRNDSYDIKESMMVHCGFVNASKPGHRSGFDVDEADLMELEMYHDVIVASAVFGNYDIIQQPKNISEFSRKNVPFYLFIDEETEAYMKNYSVLGDSKRIGLWRIIVVRNVPYSDARRNGKIPKLLLHRIFPNVRYSIWIDGKLRLVVDPFQVLERFLWRQNANFAISRHYKRYDVFVEAEANKAAGKYDNSTINEQIDFYIKEGLQPYSEAKFPITSDVPEGCVIIKEHIPITNLFTCNWFNEVDRFTSRDQLSFSTVRDRIMGKVDWSINMFLDCERRNFVIQAYHRELLEHMPPPPPPRVIVRRPPSLSHGATSVKTPIGKKISQKRGRGDKKRHRKVAGGSRDSKTS; the protein is encoded by the exons ATGACTGGAGGGTCATTCGGTCTACGTACAGGGAGTTATGGATCACTGCTACAACAACAACCGATACAGAATGGTCTTTCACATAATCAGCCAACACCTATTCTTACCCGCAAGTCTTCAAAGTTGCTTCTTTCCGGTTCAAGGGAGAAGGAAAGAGTTTTGCTCTTTGTCTGTAGATTCTTGGGTCGAAAGCGAGTCACAATGCTTCTTTTGGTTGTCCTTGCTCTTTTGGTTTTCGTATTCAATTCCTTCACTGTAAATAGAG AAAGCACTAATGTCATTATGACTCAACATAGTGAAAATGTGATACCTTATCGCGAGGAGATGTCAAGTAGTTCCGTAACTTTTGAAGACATGGAAGACAGACATGACATTAAACTTCCTTCTCCCCATTCCCTTGCTCAACCATTTGCTGTTGTTCGGGGAAATGCCCCTCTTTTGCCTCACCACTGTGAAAATTTTGCAtttccccctcctcctcctccaaccGATCGAAAACGCTATGGACCACGCC CATGCCCAGTTTGCTATCTACCTGTGGAGCAGGCTATAGCTAGTATGCCAAGCTACCCCTCAGAATCACCTGTCCTACATAATTTGACATATGTTTATGATGAAAATCCTACTAGAGTTGAACCACATAGAGGTTCTGAATTTGGTGGATTTCCAACTCTAAAGCAGAGAAATGACTCTTATGATATAAAAGAATCCATGATGGTCCACTGTGG ATTTGTGAACGCAAGCAAACCTGGTCACCGGTCTGGATTTGATGTTGATGAAGCTGACCTTATGGAGTTGGAGATGTACCATGATGTCATTGTTGCATCAGCTGTCTTTG GAAACTATGACATAATACAACAACCAAAGAACATCAGTGAGTTTTCGAGGAAAAATGTTCCATTCTACTTGTTTATTGACGAAGAGACAGAAGCTTATATGAAGAATTATAGTGTCCTGGGAGACAGTAAGAGGATAGGGTTGTGGAGAATTATTGTTGTCCGCAACGTTCCTTACAGTGATGCAAGGCGTAATGGAAAG ATTCCGAAGCTTCTATTGCATAGGATTTTCCCCAATGTCAGATACTCTATATGGATTGATGGAAAGCTTCGGCTTGTGGTGGATCCTTTTCAAGTCCTTGAGAG GTTCTTGTGGCGTCAGAATGCAAACTTTGCAATTTCAAGGCACTATAAACGGTATGATGTGTTTGTAGAAGCTGAAGCTAACAAAGCTGCTGGAAAGTATGATAATTCCACCATTAATGAGCAGATTGACTTCTATATTAAGGAGGGTTTGCAACCTTATTCAGAGGCTAAGTTTCCAATAACGAGTG ATGTTCCTGAAGGTTGTGTTATCATAAAGGAACACATTCCCATCACAAATTTATTTACCTGCAATTGGTTCAACGAAGTTGATCGTTTTACCTCCAGGGATCAGTTAAGCTTCTCCACAGTGAGGGATAGAATCATGGGAAAAGTTGATTGGAGCATTAATATGTTTTTGGACTGTGAAAGGCGGAATTTTGTAATTCAG GCATACCACAGAGAGTTACTGGAGCACATGCCTCCTCCCCCACCTCCTAGGGTTATTGTTCGTCGTCCGCCATCTTTGTCTCATGGTGCCACATCTGTAAAGACTCCAATCGGGAAGAAGATATCTCAAAAGCGTGGACGAGGAGATAAGAAGCGCCATCGTAAGGTTGCTGGTGGTAGTAGAGACAGCAAGACatcctaa
- the LOC137714544 gene encoding uncharacterized protein encodes MSRLINCRRSVTNEPPALSTSTAPGVSAPLIGEPTPLSARRPHRRRRELEPSDHTSSASRVEGEASQPAKKNTRGPSRMLKEAQSVRLTGSRIKIEYDPRHRGAATSQQHNSVASSCGVVIKQNCPMQWESWAEIPEETKKLVRENLSANFDLDDISPEVMAYLEDTLANRYKHWKNYLHTHFKRWDDPEFARLHGCPTELQDRPEDWEWLCKHFTDPKFVKKSIAGKIARDSKTLLHHSGSKPFSYRIEARRQEGSKFPEIDMFEDVYVRPGDEIAKQLHDAMVEQRTTVLQEATSQLPPETLIEDATIPEDAGFQILTNVMDQNFGRRPGKVVRGMGKARVRETGASSSKSNTGEVSALKEEVTTLKGQLAVQSEQMRARDKQMRAQGEQIKAQGEQVKAYAGHMRDLVRAIQMSGLQISLPVPDLPTPSTSEPLCPTDT; translated from the exons ATGTCGCGGTTGATCAATTGTCGTCGGAGTGTGACCAATGAGCCTCCTGCATTATCAACATCTACTGCTCCAGGCGTGAGTGCTCCATTGATTGGGGAGCCTACACCCCTTAGTGCACGACGGCCTCACCGACGCCGCCGCGAGCTGGAGCCTTCTGATCACACTTCCTCGGCATCCAGAGTCGAGGGTGAGGCCTCCCAGCCAG CTAAAAAAAACACCAGGGGGCCTAGTCGAATGTTGAAGGAGGCACAGAGCGTACGTTTGACCGGCTCCAGGATCAAGATTGAGTATGACCCGCGACATCGTGGAGCGGCTACCTCACAGCAGCATAACAGCGTCGCTAGTAGTTGTGGTGTTGTTATTAAACAAAATTGTCCTATGCAGTGGGAGTCTTGGGCAGAAATTCCCGAGGAGACGAAGAAACTAGTGCGAGAAAACTTGTCg GCCAATTTTGATCTTGACGACATATCCCCTGAGGTCATGGCCTACTTAGAGGATACCTTAGCAAATCGGTACAAACATTGGAAGAACTATCTTCACACGCATTTTAAGCGATGGGATGATCCGGAGTTTGCTCGCCTACATGGTTGCCCAACCGAGCTGCAGGATCGGCCGGAGGATTGGGAGTGGCTCTGCAAACATTTTACGGACCCaaaatttgtg AAGAAATCTATTGCTGGCAAGATAGCTCGGGACTCAAAGACACTTCTCCACCATTCTGGTTCGAAGCCCTTTTCGTATAGGATTGAGGCACGACGTcag GAGGGTTCTAAGTTCCCAGAGATCGACATGTTCGAGGACGTTTACGTTCGACCTGGTGATGAGATAGCTAAGCAGCTTCAT GATGCTATGGTGGAACAGCGCACTACTGTTCTCCAAGAAGCAACATCACAACTTCCCCCGGAGACCTTGATCGAGGACGCCACGATACCCGAGGATGCAGGTTTTCAGATCCTGACTAATGTCATGGATCAAAACTTCGGTCGTCGTCCTGGCAAAGTTGTTCGGGGTATGGGAAAAGCGCGAGTTCGTGAGACGGGTGCCTCTTCTTCCAAATCAAACACAGGAGAGGTCAGTGCATTGAAGGAGGAAGTGACAACCCTAAAGGGTCAACTTGCGGTCCAGAGTGAGCAAATGAGGGCCCGGGACAAGCAGATGAGGGCCCAGGGCGAGCAGATTAAGGCCCAGGGCGAGCAGGTGAAGGCCTATGCCGGACACATGAGAGACCTTGTACGAGCCATACAGATGTCCGGCCTCCAAATCTCACTACCAGTACCTGATCTTCCTACACCTTCGACTTCTGAGCCACTTTGCCCTACCGATACCTAG
- the LOC137715089 gene encoding cytochrome c oxidase copper chaperone 2-like, giving the protein MGGLPAENTSSALVLQRSQPNQGSAVTTPSLDTKPKKKICCACPDTKKLRDECIVEHGQDACTKWIDAHLKCLRAEGFNV; this is encoded by the coding sequence ATGGGTGGACTGCCGGCAGAAAATACTTCCTCTGCTTTGGTTTTGCAAAGGTCACAGCCTAATCAAGGATCAGCAGTCACTACTCCTTCCCTGGACACAAAGCCGAAGAAGAAGATCTGCTGTGCTTGCCCGGATACTAAGAAGCTGCGAGATGAATGCATTGTGGAACATGGTCAAGATGCTTGCACAAAATGGATCGATGCTCATCTCAAGTGCCTTCGTGCAGAGGGCTTCAATGTTTGA